One window from the genome of Gimesia aquarii encodes:
- a CDS encoding serine/threonine protein kinase → MNSEPQKTKGHSSEIVTEGNSLETLASQFLDEYRQWLNPSIEDYAIAYPEYAEAIRESFPVLITMEQWKGNRESSRLLYPPPDEFIVKQLGDYRFIREISRNKTSISYEAIQGSSNRHVAVKMLPWKAETIPRWRDRFKLESGLASRLKHPNIISLYHVGEDQGYCYAVLQLVNGVRLDQIIQYLSDENKEVSHDKQTEAIALTLTQNKWNAFAEIGLQIAKALRYSHSRGILHFNISPENILLNRERQSWLANFSLPQFADGLLKQQSARVLLYQAPERFKDQHNEQSDLYSLGMVLYELATLSPAFKIDKRSKLIDHILHNEALRPRKRNANIPVDFETIILNCIAKSQQTRYRSAKELSVDLVRFINGRNIKLRTKHRHNSPKSWFIFRKNNH, encoded by the coding sequence AATTCTGAACCTCAAAAAACGAAAGGTCACTCTTCTGAGATAGTAACAGAAGGCAATTCACTTGAAACGCTGGCGAGCCAGTTTCTGGATGAATATCGACAGTGGTTGAACCCTTCAATTGAAGATTATGCGATTGCTTATCCTGAATATGCCGAAGCAATCCGTGAAAGCTTTCCCGTGCTGATCACAATGGAGCAATGGAAAGGAAATCGAGAGTCCTCGCGCTTACTATACCCACCACCTGATGAGTTCATTGTTAAACAACTGGGGGATTATCGATTCATTCGTGAAATCAGTCGCAACAAAACATCAATCTCTTACGAAGCAATACAGGGTAGCTCAAATCGTCATGTTGCAGTAAAGATGTTACCCTGGAAGGCAGAAACGATCCCACGTTGGAGGGATCGATTCAAACTTGAGTCCGGTCTGGCATCTCGGCTCAAGCACCCGAATATCATCTCCCTCTATCATGTTGGAGAAGATCAGGGATATTGCTACGCGGTTCTGCAACTAGTGAATGGAGTCAGGTTGGATCAAATCATCCAATATCTGTCAGACGAGAACAAAGAAGTTTCTCATGACAAGCAGACTGAAGCAATTGCGCTCACTTTAACACAAAATAAATGGAATGCATTTGCAGAAATCGGGCTGCAGATAGCCAAAGCCTTACGTTATTCTCATAGCCGAGGAATATTACATTTTAATATCAGCCCGGAAAACATCTTATTAAATCGTGAAAGGCAGAGCTGGCTGGCCAATTTCAGCTTACCACAATTTGCAGATGGATTACTAAAACAACAGTCTGCAAGAGTGTTACTTTACCAGGCCCCTGAACGATTCAAAGATCAGCATAACGAGCAAAGTGACCTCTATTCTCTAGGAATGGTACTCTACGAACTGGCAACACTCTCGCCCGCTTTCAAGATTGATAAGAGAAGTAAACTGATCGATCATATCCTCCACAATGAAGCATTGCGGCCCCGTAAACGAAACGCAAATATTCCAGTAGACTTTGAAACGATCATTTTGAATTGTATCGCAAAATCGCAACAAACACGGTATCGATCAGCAAAAGAACTCAGTGTTGATCTTGTTCGATTTATTAATGGGAGGAATATCAAACTCCGTACAAAGCACCGTCACAATTCCCCCAAAAGTTGGTTTATATTCCGTAAAAATAACCACTAA